The Glycine soja cultivar W05 chromosome 8, ASM419377v2, whole genome shotgun sequence genome has a window encoding:
- the LOC114422639 gene encoding CST complex subunit CTC1 isoform X2, producing MEDANVTVTTLADLLNSPRPLTATASSPFSSTPPPNRSTIRRVLTALPRPTVLVGTLTLPSHSPPCYCLRFSDASAAVCCDLLHFRLAALNRQIRVTAWNFLPFKCHGRDVAHHGLLEIISWRFSDPNNGSKSNPVDSLPLAPDCQQSGASARSVHGLLESVGPVSVVPCTMAASSSDLNSGSKVNLQGFLVQLLCCECRLCGSREILIEKLKNSREEHSFTKLEIVYFCGSASSWHPAITKLIGTRVVVSGLKKKLVYVTKKESRVMYVTMDESVLHVGSCSEKCAPSLKSGIKGKGECGAYTGVVKGVYLQGMVLELDHDVWLLLTDQLHTSMHGLRVGSILSVRNVHFVDPKFSWTKIIILGACIKTSIIVQSFSPLETACNVVSPSTGMLGKFTQSLPLSARLWVLLLISSFRKKFAGILSDKEILGSKHKEGLVQIYAGSLFPPSVFQTQHGAFVGLCTHDLNGCGRELHCGFLKLVVPLSIFICHCIHTLLRILKAENHCKLLPVGNHFSILSREATCNDSSFRRIVRSEDLGVVLLGYLKIDPSTRRLQLVDATGGIDILIPDLPLTWNPNEIYEVTDFDVVVDSIGELVDQIELLGSESLSCRTIFNCTKAEGELSTSIFVYCHWKNAKCKNIPLYSCINSKNETETLEPGSYHLLRVSHKFPLQEKYSNKAVSCKSSTFVEAILFPFILLLSGKSRIAHPCNASWDKTKELSKYCISVNNEDKVSNKRQKLIKESVSSSKDEFHTSICELNACSNSSRKPEENKKCVNLRSSHDVSCLVTFRRHENENVVCTAILRSISPMKETSYNSKPSSRKILLEFSSDRFLKYQLLQIGDYYIIDHNRKDCFSSTKDANFGSSGSAKLLVDSGKHIWSLSFIYDENLSDYLSEYTSEKDSLSSTIDEVLPKDKKILPRSNGEPSGVCSDVCLYLPISLADVLEDNIMESKDSQRLHFAISKDSANLSLGTAAVVARPKSCFGTQRSSSLFPEGNLMSLEGNVVDIHEICSGFNNSCSNGANLDALQLKGLIGTRSSFCIHVSVHHHIVNIFGSVNKHAFPTGFGPGVTAAFHRILNAGAQNKYMLLPVSFIVIKSIKVCDKQCSDRSSFLNPTKDSDNASQGSISCLISQLPQSLSHKQIVLRCRVVAVLVLVIERKTTHFIAETKVNAKGTLLDIPLACFLLECSC from the exons ATGGAAGACGCAAACGTGACGGTGACGACTCTAGCAGACCTCCTCAACTCCCCTCGCCCTCTCACCGCCACCGCCTCTTCCCCCTTCTCCTCCACGCCGCCGCCGAACCGCTCCACCATCCGCCGCGTCCTCACCGCACTGCCCCGCCCCACCGTCCTCGTCGGAACCCTAACCCTCCCCTCCCACTCCCCTCCCTGCTACTGTCTCCGCTTCTCCGACGCCTCCGCCGCCGTCTGCTGTGACCTCCTCCACTTCCGCCTCGCCGCCCTCAACAGACAAATCCGCGTCACCGCCTGGAACTTCCTCCCTTTCAAGTGCCACGGCCGCGACGTCGCCCACCACGGCCTCCTGGAGATCATCAGCTGGCGCTTCTCCGACCCTAACAATGGGTCCAAGTCCAACCCCGTGGACTCGCTTCCGCTGGCGCCAGATTGTCAACAATCTGGCGCCAGCGCAAGGAGTGTCCACGGCCTTTTGGAGTCGGTGGGCCCTGTCTCCGTGGTGCCGTGCACCATGGCGGCTAGCAGCTCTGACTTGAATTCAGGCTCCAAGGTGAACCTGCAAGGGTTTCTGGTGCAATTGCTGTGTTGTGAGTGCAGGTTGTGTGGTTCAAGGGAGATTTTAatcgaaaaattgaaaaacagtaGGGAGGAACACTCTTTTACCAAATTGGAGATTGTGTATTTTTGTGGCAGTGCTTCCTCTTGGCACCCTGCAATCACTAAGCTGATCGGTACCCGCGTTGTAGTGTCAGGTTTGAAGAAGAAGCTGGTTTACGTGACTAAGAAGGAGTCTCGCGTGATGTATGTGACTATGGATGAATCGGTTCTGCATGTTGGTTCTTGTTCGGAGAAATGCGCTCCGAGCTTGAAGAGTGGGATCAAGGGGAAGGGTGAATGTGGTGCTTATACTGGTGTAGTTAAAGGTGTTTACTTGCAAGGGATGGTTTTGGAGTTGGACCATGACGTGTGGCTTCTTTTAACTGATCAACTGCATACTTCGATGCACGGTTTGAGAGTTGGCTCCATT TTATCTGTGAGAAATGTGCATTTTGTGGATCCAAAGTTTTCGTggacaaaaattattattcttggGGCCTGCATCAAGACTAGCATTATCGTTCAATCCTTCTCCCCGTTGGAAACTGC GTGTAATGTAGTTTCTCCATCTACTGGTATGCTAGGAAAGTTCACTCAGTCGCTGCCATTATCTGCAAGACTCTG GGTATTACTTCTTATCTCAAGCTTTCGTAAAAAGTTTGCTGGTATCTTATCTGACAAGGAGATTTTGGGATCAAAACAT AAAGAAGGGCTAGTTCAGATTTATGCTGGTTCACTTTTCCCTCCATCAGTATTTCAAACTCAG CATGGTGCCTTCGTGGGACTGTGTACACATGACTTGAATGGCTGCGGTAGAGAACTGCATTGTGGTTTTCTAAAATTG GTAGTACCATTGTCTATCTTCATCTGTCACTGTATACACACCTTGCTAAGAATTCTTAAGGCAGAAAATCACTGTAAATTATTGCCTGTTGGCAACCATTTCAGTATTTTATCACGTGAAGCCACATGTAATGATAGTTCATTTAGGAGGATTGTTCGAAGTGAAGATCTAggtgttgttttgcttggatatTTGAAG ATTGATCCATCAACTAGAAGACTGCAGCTGGTTGATGCAACTGGTGGCATTGATATTCTTATACCAGACCTTCCCTTAACTTGGAATCCTAATGAAATATATGAG GTGACGGACTTTGATGTGGTTGTGGACAGCATAGGCGAACTTGTGGATCAGATTGAATTGCTTGGGAGCGAGTCATTATCATGCAGAACAATCTTTAATTGTACCAAAGCAGAAGGAGAGTTAAGCACATCAATTTTTGTTTACTGCCATTGGAAGAATGCTAAATGCAAAAACATTCCCCTTTACTCATGTATAAATAGTAAGAATGAAACTGAGACTCTAGAACCTGGATCCTACCATTTGCTTAGAGTATCTCACAAATTCCCTCTTCAAGAAAAG TATTCTAATAAAGCAGTATCTTGCAAGTCAAGTACTTTTGTTGAAGCCATACTTTTTCCATTCATTTTATTGCTTTCTGGGAAGAGTAGAATTGCACATCCATGCAATGCTTCTTGGGACAAGACAAAGGAACTTTCGAAATATTGTATCAGTGTTAATAATGAAGATAAAGTTTCCAATAAGAGACAGAAACTTATTAAGGAATCAGTAAGTTCATCAAAAGATGAATTTCACACTTCCATCTGTGAGCTGAATGCTTGTTCTAATTCTTCCAGGAAACCTGAAGAGAACAAAAAATGTGTCAACTTGAGATCTTCTCATGATGTATCTTGTCTGGTTACTTTTAGACGccatgaaaatgagaatgtgGTTTGCACGGCCATCTTGCGCTCTATATCACCTATGAAAGAGACAAGTTATAATTCAAAACCTTCTTCAAGGAAAATTTTGCTGGAGTTCTCATCAGATAGATTTTTAAAGTACCAG TTATTGCAGATTGGTGATTATTACATCATAGATCATAATAGAAAGGACTGCTTCAGCAGTACAAAAGATGCCAACTTTGGTAGCAGTGGCAGTGCTAAATTACTTGTTGATTCTGGAAAACATATCTGGAGCCTTTCGTTTATTTACGATGAGAATCTTTCTGATTATCTATCAGAATATACATCTGAAAAAGATTCTTTATCTTCTACCATTGATGAAGTTTTgcctaaagataaaaaaattctgCCGAGGTCCAATGGTGAACCTTCAGGTGTCTGTTCAGATGTTTGCCTTTATCTCCCCATCAGTCTTGCAGATGTCTTGGAGGATAATATTATGGAATCGAAAGATAGTCAAAGGTTGCATTTTGCAATATCAAAAGATAGTGCTAACCTTTCTTTAGGTACTGCGGCTGTAGTGGCTAGGCCTAAATCTTGTTTTGGAACTCAGAGATCAAGCAGCTTGTTCCCTGAGGGCAATTTGATGTCTCTCGAGGGAAATGTTGTTGACATTCATGAAATTTGCTCTGGTTTCAATAATTCATGCTCAAATGGTGCAAACCTTGATGCTCTTCAGTTGAAAGGCCTCATTGGGACTAGAAGCAGTTTCTGCATTCACGTTTCAGTGCATCACCATATT gTGAATATTTTTGGTTCAGTAAATAAACATGCTTTCCCTACTGGATTTGGACCTGGTGTAACTGCTGCATTTCATCGAATTCTCAATGCAGG ggcacaaaataaatatatgttgctGCCTGTGTCATTTATtgtaataaaatcaataaaagtaTGCGATAAGCAATGCAGTGACAGGTCCTCTTTTTTAAACCCTACAAAAGATTCTGACAATGCATCTCAAGGTTCTATCTCTTGTTTGATTTCCCAATTGCCTCAGAGCTTGAGCCACAAGCAAATAGTTCTTCGATGCAGG GTTGTTGCAGTACTTGTTTTAGTTATAGAGAGAAAGACAACTCATTTTATTGCAGAAACAAAAGTTAATGCTAAGGGGACTCTTTTGGACATTCCACTCGCTTGTTTTTTGTTGG AATGTAGTTGCTAG
- the LOC114422639 gene encoding CST complex subunit CTC1 isoform X1: MEDANVTVTTLADLLNSPRPLTATASSPFSSTPPPNRSTIRRVLTALPRPTVLVGTLTLPSHSPPCYCLRFSDASAAVCCDLLHFRLAALNRQIRVTAWNFLPFKCHGRDVAHHGLLEIISWRFSDPNNGSKSNPVDSLPLAPDCQQSGASARSVHGLLESVGPVSVVPCTMAASSSDLNSGSKVNLQGFLVQLLCCECRLCGSREILIEKLKNSREEHSFTKLEIVYFCGSASSWHPAITKLIGTRVVVSGLKKKLVYVTKKESRVMYVTMDESVLHVGSCSEKCAPSLKSGIKGKGECGAYTGVVKGVYLQGMVLELDHDVWLLLTDQLHTSMHGLRVGSILSVRNVHFVDPKFSWTKIIILGACIKTSIIVQSFSPLETACNVVSPSTGMLGKFTQSLPLSARLWVLLLISSFRKKFAGILSDKEILGSKHKEGLVQIYAGSLFPPSVFQTQHGAFVGLCTHDLNGCGRELHCGFLKLVVPLSIFICHCIHTLLRILKAENHCKLLPVGNHFSILSREATCNDSSFRRIVRSEDLGVVLLGYLKIDPSTRRLQLVDATGGIDILIPDLPLTWNPNEIYEVTDFDVVVDSIGELVDQIELLGSESLSCRTIFNCTKAEGELSTSIFVYCHWKNAKCKNIPLYSCINSKNETETLEPGSYHLLRVSHKFPLQEKYSNKAVSCKSSTFVEAILFPFILLLSGKSRIAHPCNASWDKTKELSKYCISVNNEDKVSNKRQKLIKESVSSSKDEFHTSICELNACSNSSRKPEENKKCVNLRSSHDVSCLVTFRRHENENVVCTAILRSISPMKETSYNSKPSSRKILLEFSSDRFLKYQLLQIGDYYIIDHNRKDCFSSTKDANFGSSGSAKLLVDSGKHIWSLSFIYDENLSDYLSEYTSEKDSLSSTIDEVLPKDKKILPRSNGEPSGVCSDVCLYLPISLADVLEDNIMESKDSQRLHFAISKDSANLSLGTAAVVARPKSCFGTQRSSSLFPEGNLMSLEGNVVDIHEICSGFNNSCSNGANLDALQLKGLIGTRSSFCIHVSVHHHIVNIFGSVNKHAFPTGFGPGVTAAFHRILNAGAQNKYMLLPVSFIVIKSIKVCDKQCSDRSSFLNPTKDSDNASQGSISCLISQLPQSLSHKQIVLRCRVVAVLVLVIERKTTHFIAETKVNAKGTLLDIPLACFLLEDGSSSCCCWASAERAATLLRLHEDFATCSHLGRILKNHHRITVKNNGLYIDSPYQDLLVSVTSGNALCSSDENLLKLIIFNACVGGIWNVVASGMDAEEIRELEKEYLTEMVNVQNMQNIWTKEVSYPRTLAEARNMIQELLIS; this comes from the exons ATGGAAGACGCAAACGTGACGGTGACGACTCTAGCAGACCTCCTCAACTCCCCTCGCCCTCTCACCGCCACCGCCTCTTCCCCCTTCTCCTCCACGCCGCCGCCGAACCGCTCCACCATCCGCCGCGTCCTCACCGCACTGCCCCGCCCCACCGTCCTCGTCGGAACCCTAACCCTCCCCTCCCACTCCCCTCCCTGCTACTGTCTCCGCTTCTCCGACGCCTCCGCCGCCGTCTGCTGTGACCTCCTCCACTTCCGCCTCGCCGCCCTCAACAGACAAATCCGCGTCACCGCCTGGAACTTCCTCCCTTTCAAGTGCCACGGCCGCGACGTCGCCCACCACGGCCTCCTGGAGATCATCAGCTGGCGCTTCTCCGACCCTAACAATGGGTCCAAGTCCAACCCCGTGGACTCGCTTCCGCTGGCGCCAGATTGTCAACAATCTGGCGCCAGCGCAAGGAGTGTCCACGGCCTTTTGGAGTCGGTGGGCCCTGTCTCCGTGGTGCCGTGCACCATGGCGGCTAGCAGCTCTGACTTGAATTCAGGCTCCAAGGTGAACCTGCAAGGGTTTCTGGTGCAATTGCTGTGTTGTGAGTGCAGGTTGTGTGGTTCAAGGGAGATTTTAatcgaaaaattgaaaaacagtaGGGAGGAACACTCTTTTACCAAATTGGAGATTGTGTATTTTTGTGGCAGTGCTTCCTCTTGGCACCCTGCAATCACTAAGCTGATCGGTACCCGCGTTGTAGTGTCAGGTTTGAAGAAGAAGCTGGTTTACGTGACTAAGAAGGAGTCTCGCGTGATGTATGTGACTATGGATGAATCGGTTCTGCATGTTGGTTCTTGTTCGGAGAAATGCGCTCCGAGCTTGAAGAGTGGGATCAAGGGGAAGGGTGAATGTGGTGCTTATACTGGTGTAGTTAAAGGTGTTTACTTGCAAGGGATGGTTTTGGAGTTGGACCATGACGTGTGGCTTCTTTTAACTGATCAACTGCATACTTCGATGCACGGTTTGAGAGTTGGCTCCATT TTATCTGTGAGAAATGTGCATTTTGTGGATCCAAAGTTTTCGTggacaaaaattattattcttggGGCCTGCATCAAGACTAGCATTATCGTTCAATCCTTCTCCCCGTTGGAAACTGC GTGTAATGTAGTTTCTCCATCTACTGGTATGCTAGGAAAGTTCACTCAGTCGCTGCCATTATCTGCAAGACTCTG GGTATTACTTCTTATCTCAAGCTTTCGTAAAAAGTTTGCTGGTATCTTATCTGACAAGGAGATTTTGGGATCAAAACAT AAAGAAGGGCTAGTTCAGATTTATGCTGGTTCACTTTTCCCTCCATCAGTATTTCAAACTCAG CATGGTGCCTTCGTGGGACTGTGTACACATGACTTGAATGGCTGCGGTAGAGAACTGCATTGTGGTTTTCTAAAATTG GTAGTACCATTGTCTATCTTCATCTGTCACTGTATACACACCTTGCTAAGAATTCTTAAGGCAGAAAATCACTGTAAATTATTGCCTGTTGGCAACCATTTCAGTATTTTATCACGTGAAGCCACATGTAATGATAGTTCATTTAGGAGGATTGTTCGAAGTGAAGATCTAggtgttgttttgcttggatatTTGAAG ATTGATCCATCAACTAGAAGACTGCAGCTGGTTGATGCAACTGGTGGCATTGATATTCTTATACCAGACCTTCCCTTAACTTGGAATCCTAATGAAATATATGAG GTGACGGACTTTGATGTGGTTGTGGACAGCATAGGCGAACTTGTGGATCAGATTGAATTGCTTGGGAGCGAGTCATTATCATGCAGAACAATCTTTAATTGTACCAAAGCAGAAGGAGAGTTAAGCACATCAATTTTTGTTTACTGCCATTGGAAGAATGCTAAATGCAAAAACATTCCCCTTTACTCATGTATAAATAGTAAGAATGAAACTGAGACTCTAGAACCTGGATCCTACCATTTGCTTAGAGTATCTCACAAATTCCCTCTTCAAGAAAAG TATTCTAATAAAGCAGTATCTTGCAAGTCAAGTACTTTTGTTGAAGCCATACTTTTTCCATTCATTTTATTGCTTTCTGGGAAGAGTAGAATTGCACATCCATGCAATGCTTCTTGGGACAAGACAAAGGAACTTTCGAAATATTGTATCAGTGTTAATAATGAAGATAAAGTTTCCAATAAGAGACAGAAACTTATTAAGGAATCAGTAAGTTCATCAAAAGATGAATTTCACACTTCCATCTGTGAGCTGAATGCTTGTTCTAATTCTTCCAGGAAACCTGAAGAGAACAAAAAATGTGTCAACTTGAGATCTTCTCATGATGTATCTTGTCTGGTTACTTTTAGACGccatgaaaatgagaatgtgGTTTGCACGGCCATCTTGCGCTCTATATCACCTATGAAAGAGACAAGTTATAATTCAAAACCTTCTTCAAGGAAAATTTTGCTGGAGTTCTCATCAGATAGATTTTTAAAGTACCAG TTATTGCAGATTGGTGATTATTACATCATAGATCATAATAGAAAGGACTGCTTCAGCAGTACAAAAGATGCCAACTTTGGTAGCAGTGGCAGTGCTAAATTACTTGTTGATTCTGGAAAACATATCTGGAGCCTTTCGTTTATTTACGATGAGAATCTTTCTGATTATCTATCAGAATATACATCTGAAAAAGATTCTTTATCTTCTACCATTGATGAAGTTTTgcctaaagataaaaaaattctgCCGAGGTCCAATGGTGAACCTTCAGGTGTCTGTTCAGATGTTTGCCTTTATCTCCCCATCAGTCTTGCAGATGTCTTGGAGGATAATATTATGGAATCGAAAGATAGTCAAAGGTTGCATTTTGCAATATCAAAAGATAGTGCTAACCTTTCTTTAGGTACTGCGGCTGTAGTGGCTAGGCCTAAATCTTGTTTTGGAACTCAGAGATCAAGCAGCTTGTTCCCTGAGGGCAATTTGATGTCTCTCGAGGGAAATGTTGTTGACATTCATGAAATTTGCTCTGGTTTCAATAATTCATGCTCAAATGGTGCAAACCTTGATGCTCTTCAGTTGAAAGGCCTCATTGGGACTAGAAGCAGTTTCTGCATTCACGTTTCAGTGCATCACCATATT gTGAATATTTTTGGTTCAGTAAATAAACATGCTTTCCCTACTGGATTTGGACCTGGTGTAACTGCTGCATTTCATCGAATTCTCAATGCAGG ggcacaaaataaatatatgttgctGCCTGTGTCATTTATtgtaataaaatcaataaaagtaTGCGATAAGCAATGCAGTGACAGGTCCTCTTTTTTAAACCCTACAAAAGATTCTGACAATGCATCTCAAGGTTCTATCTCTTGTTTGATTTCCCAATTGCCTCAGAGCTTGAGCCACAAGCAAATAGTTCTTCGATGCAGG GTTGTTGCAGTACTTGTTTTAGTTATAGAGAGAAAGACAACTCATTTTATTGCAGAAACAAAAGTTAATGCTAAGGGGACTCTTTTGGACATTCCACTCGCTTGTTTTTTGTTGG AAGATGGGTCATCATCATGTTGTTGTTGGGCTAGTGCTGAAAGGGCAGCAACTTTGTTGAGATTACATGAAGATTTCGCCACATGTTCTCATCTAGggagaattttgaaaaatcacCATAGAATTACTGTGAAAAACAATGGATTATATATTGATTCTCCTTACCAAGATCTTCTTGTTTCTGTTACTTCTGGTAATGCTCTTTGCAGTTCCGATGAAAACCTCCTCAAGTTAATAATATTCAATGCCTGCGTGGGTGGAATATGG AATGTAGTTGCTAGTGGGATGGATGCTGAGGAAATAAGAGAGTTGGAAAAGGAATACCTTACAGAAATGGTGAATGTGCAAAACATGCAGAATATATGGACCAAAGAAGTCTCTTACCCACGCACCCTGGCTGAGGCAAGGAATATGATTCAGGAACTTTTGATAAGTTAA